CCGTTGGGGGAGCGTGCCGTGCGGTGCTGTGGCGGGCAAGTCGGGGAGGCGGGCGAGGGCAGCCGAGTTTGGATTCTGCAAGGCAGCTGCATGAggattccggcggcggcgcggtttATAGATAGATGGGTGCTTCCGTGATTTCTCGTGTTTCGATTCGGCTTCGTGATTCGTCTATTTGGCAGTACTATCCCGATCTGTGTGGATGCTGATGGGTGGATAAGTCCTTGTTGCTGCTTCCGTCTGCGGGACTGAGACAGGGTCGTCGGGCGACCGACGCGGAAGGTAACTGTCAACTTGGTGTTCTTATACGTAATTGAGAAGAGACAGAGAAGAAGAGATATAAGCAGAGAAGACGGAAACGGAAACGGAaacagagaagagaagagaatcATCCATCTGAAAAAGAAACCTAATCGCTGATTCTTGCCCAATCTTTGCCGCCGCCTGACACGTCCCGTCCAGAACTCCAGATACAGATAGATCACCGCCCCTTCCTTCCACCCGCCATGTCAGACCTCCCCGTCGGCGTTTCCCGATTCTCTGACCGTCGCCCATGAGTACTCGTAAACAGAAGATCGCGCATCGGAGCCGCAGAAACCCAACAACCGCGGAAACATGGACGAGCGGAGGCTTCATCGTCAGCGTGTCCTTCGAGCTCGCCGACCCCCCCGGCGTCTCCCAATGGTTCGTCCACTGCCCGGGCCAAGACAAGATCCGgttcgccggagatcccctgaTCCTCAGCTGTGCCGAGGccttcgtcctcctcgtcatctGCTTCACCGGCAGCTCTAGCCGCAAGGCGTCAACCGACTATTTTGTCTACAGGGCAGGCCCAGGCACTCCGACtctcgatctcctccccatacCTTACCCTCGCAATTTCGACCACAATGCGGTCGGCATCTATGCCGTCGTCGTTCCTATTCCAAGATTTATCAGTTCAGCTCAAAGCAAAACCATGGAGTACAAACTTCGCGTGTTCTGGTCTGAGAGCCAAACATGGACCGGTAAGAAGGCTCGGTTGGCCAGCGACTCAGAGACGAACTTTCTCAAGGTGCTTCATCATGAAGGCACTGAGGTGATCTCACTGGGAGCGGGTTTACTAGGCTGGGTCGATCTTTGGTGGGGTCGATCTTGTGTGTGATGTGCTAGACAAGAAGCCATTGATGCGTCTCATCCAATGGCCCGTGCCAGAACCCCGCGACGAGCTCCTCAGCTTGGAGTTGGATCATCTCTCTGCACGACCTTTTCGAGATGTTAATGTGGTCGATGGTTTTATCAAATTCGTGGAGCTCAGATTTCATAACCGTACTGTTGTCAATCAAAGGGTCCTCAACGAAGGATGGACAGCCACCGTATGGAACAGGATGATTTCTTCGGGAGGTTGGCAGGAGGGCTACACAGTTGCCACGGATGATGTCTCCATCATTGACTCTGTAAACCTGAGTCAGATGCCGGTTTTGCTACCTGAAATATTCGACGTGGGGGCAAAGAGGCTTACTTGGGACAGAGTGATGTGCAACAGCCCAACCCTGAGTCTGACTAGAGATGATGTAGTTTACATGTTGGCTAAAGTGAAGTTGGAAGACCCAGTAGCATTTATGCTTGCTGTTAACGTCAGAAACAAAACATTGGAAGCACTACAGCAATGTTGTGGTAAAACGATGGTATGCCTGGAACCAACATATAAAGCATCTGTCTTCTCCAGCTACCTCGGCACAACTGTAGGTATATGATTCGCAGGATTCAAAAAACACAGGGATAAGAATGCAGGATTGCAATGTTATGTCCACTTGATTCTTACATGAATTTGTATTCAcaatagaaaaatacaaaggATTTCTTCCACGAGGTTGTAGTGCATGAAAAAATTCCTACAAAAATTGTTGAAGCAAACAAGATGTTTCACATTGTTTGATTGcatgaaaaattaaaattgcTGATGTGGATGAAAGAGGGGTGAAAAAAGTCATGAGCCTTCTTTTAACCGAGAGAtaatctcttcacaagaacgATAAAGTAAAGAAAAGGCAAACTCTTCGTTGGgctagatttcaccttttcttaacatttatttgattaaattttgttcatctaaacattaattATAAGATATGACACTAAGAAATGAcctattgtacaacatgttttgttataTCATCTAAATGACGtagaacacaaaaaaaaacggtCTTATCAATCATTGTACATGCCCATGCCCAAATCGAAAAAAACATCAGACAAACAACCGCCCACTGTACCTTGAAACGAAAAGAGAAAAGCAAGAGAATCTAGCACCGAGCGCCAAtatcaaacaaacaagaaacGGCTAACCGAGATATACAGACCAGTACCAACCTAGAGAGCTctgaggagaagaagaaccagCCAAACCCACCCTCCAATCCCTCAATAGCCTACATAAACCAAATTTGGTATGGAAGCGTTGCCTCCCTGATTCCCCAAACACAAAGGCGACATAAACAGAAAATGCTACtaggtactactactacacAAAGCGGTGAAAGAGAATGGGAATGGACCCTGCAGAAACGAACTGACGAAAGGAAATACCCGAGACAGAAGATGCAACAACCCATCCGATGACACCATGCCCAGCAAACACCGTTCCCATGGTCAGACAACAGGAGAAACAACCTTGGACGCTCGGCTCGCCGGCTCGAGCTTATATGGTCTCAGGCTGAGCTCGGCTCAGCTTCGCTGCCGCGCGCATCTCTACGTTCGCTGCCCCTGCTCACCTTTTATTCTTCAAATCCGGCAACCGACGCATTGTCGCGCCACCACGCAACAACGAGCCGGACCGTGCTGGTGCCGGCCTACCCCAGCGGCTCGCCGGCAGCCACGGACCGAGCCGGTTCGGCTTGTCGATGGCGAGCTTGGGCTGAGCCTGGCTCGGATCGTGGCCCAAAGGAAGCGCACACGGGAGGAGCGCGGAGAAAGCATCAAATCTCcggctttaaaaaaaaaacttgttgaATCAAACAAAATGTTTAAAAATAATTCTTTTTTCCAACTGTTTCATCAAATTTTTATTGTCGCAAACGAGCCGCAcaattttttcattttttcgaACAGTTATTCAAAGGCTAAGCACGACTACATGAACACCATCCGAACAGAATCATGATCGATTACACGTTAatcatatttattttctctcaacTGAATTTGActcaaatatatatacatcaggTATTCTCACGTAAATCAAGCAAATCTGCAATGAATCATGAATGACACGTTACATCTCACTGCTTGGAAGCCCTTTCGATCCTGCACGGCCTCCTGCTCTGCTCTTGCTCGCGCCCTTCCCGCTTCTGGCCCACCCTCTGAGCTTGTGGAGCAATCTGGGCCGACCGATCCCGGTCCTGCAGCCCGCCAGGCCCATGCACGACTCTTcctccccggcggcgccgcgtgACGACGCATCGGACGGCGCCTTGCAGAGCTCCACCTCGTtgctcggccccgccgccgccaccatcttcTCCCCCTTCTTCTGCTTCGTCTCCCCAGTCGGGccggcttcgtcgtcgtccccgaTCACCACCGTACtgccctcgccgtcgtcgccgacgAGGAGGTCGTGCTGCAGCCACGCCGTGATCCAGCCGAGGTAGATCAGCTCCTCCATGTCCGCCGCCCACCGGTCCCGGAGCTCCTCCAGCCCGCCCATCAGGTCCTTGCTGCTCGACAGCTTCTGCATGCTCCTCtccaccatgacctccacgtTCTGCGTGCAAGGAAATCGTGATCAAAGTGCGAATTACAGGAAATTTCAGTATATCAACGAagcgaagaagacgaagattttGCAGGTTGTTAACTGTACCTCGTTGTTTGTTCCTTTCTCCTTCTGCAGCTGCAAAACCAGCTgcttcatctcctccatgagttGCTCAAAGCCCTGGCACCTCAGGGCCATCTCTGCATCCTGGGCATCCAGAGCCATCATCTTTCCACCAATGGCCTCAAATTCTTGCCTGCTTCTCCTTGTCAGCTTGCTGAATTTGTTCTGCAGTGCGTCTAGCTTCGCCCGCATCGCGGCGAACTCTTCGGCTGCCGCGTGGAtctccgcggcggccgcctcgaGCCGCTGGTTCTGGGACTCCAGCAGCTCCAGCTTCATCCCCAGGCACATGATCTGCATTTTCTGGTACGTCGACTCCTGCTCCTTCATGTCGCAGTAGTCATGGAACCGCGACTCGATGCCCGTGGCTCGCTCCTCCAGGGTGGACACGGCGTGCTTCAGGCTCTCGACATCttcggccgccgtccccggaTCATCCTGGGACTTGTGATTGCTGGCTGCAGCTTCTGATGAACTCTCGGTGGCCTGTGCCACCATGATGTCTCCAGTAAGAGAAGCCTGCCTTGCACGTCCACCGCTGAGGAGCCTGCCGGTGCTGCAGGGGATCTCTGCTTGCACCATCTTCCGCGATGCGCGATTAGGGGACTCcatttcttctcctccttcctcttcttcgtgAGCCGAATTCGAACCGTATGATGATGATTGATCCAATTGGATTGGGCTATCAGATGAGTCTAGGTTACTACTGTGCCTATTTGCTCTATCTGCTATGAGGGTACAGATAAAAGAACCAGCCAGGGGAAAAGCTAAGGGAATTATTATCTTCAAAAGAAGATTCTTGATGTCCTCTGCTTTCTGACTTCCCATTTAGAACATTTTGTCATTCCTTTAGTCTGCATGAAACAAGCTCTCTTTAGTACTATATCTACTGCCCCGCCCCCATAAGGCTCCAACTTGCTTTGCCTTCAGGGCTAAACTATGCCAAGTTTCTTCAGGTCTATAACCCATCAACAGTTGTTTGGTTAACATCTTTGCTCAAGGAGAAACAAAATGTTGCCTCTTCCATAGTTCCATATAATCTGACATTGTTTAACCAATTAATATCTGGATTTTGTAACTACTTGTAATTCATCTTTGCCTTGCAAGGCAAGATTAGTATTGTTCTGTTCCTTGCTTAAGAGAAGAAGGCACAACCCTAGCATGCACAAGATGCAAAAGCTCTCAGCTTGTTTGAACATTTGGACAAGATAACCTTCCCTAACAGTCAAAAGGTGTTGTTAGGAAAACTAGAGCTAGTTCACATTACGTAGCGTAGGCACTGGCAGTCAGTAATAATAAGATATATTTTGGTAACATATTTGTGTGGTTCATAACTGTATACAGGCAGTAAAAGTGAActagatgaagaagaaaatgcaTCTACGTACCAAAAAGGTAGACCAACTCGTCAGACACAAACGTTGCTTTGCTACAGGTAATACTCCTTTCAGGCACAGTTTTTGCTTTACATATTTTTATTGTTACTTCTATACATTCCTGTTCACAGGGGATGCATGCATTAAAATCTCATGATCTGAAAGACCATTGCACAGCTGGGTAATGAAACTACGAGAGCCTATATAAGTGCCGAGGAAAAGAGAGTCTTCTGAATGCTGCACTGGAAAATTCGAATTTACAGTTGAGAAGAATTTGCTTGATCTCCAATTGAACAAAGCAGTGAAGTTCAAACCTTACATGATTATGCACTTGTGTACGCAACAACAGCACAAACATTTGATTCATCTAGCCCTTTATTTTTGCAGTAATACTCTACAGCATGTTTAATATACACCATTTTCTGCAAATGTCCATGCACAATTATCCTTCAACGATCTTCACAGGACTCCTGTAGAACAGATCACTTTTCATTAGAGTTCTGGCAAGACAAAAAAGCAACTGCGCATATTATTTCAGGACTACACCTACCCAAATGGACTTTGCTTGATTGATAGTAGTTCAACATCCAGCTGTTTGCAACAGAGAAACATTTAATGATGAGATACAGAACATAAACAATTTCAACAACAGCGAAAAAATCTGAATGATAATGGAAAACATATTTATATAAATAGCATGAAAACAAATGTCAGATTACCTCAATAGTTGCATTTGGAGGAATTTCTTGAACGCCCTTTTTCCCATAAGCAAGTTCAGGAGGAACAATAAGCAACCTCTGAAATATTCGTTATCATCAGATTacagaacaagaacaacaatGTTTCCCTCATCCAAGAAATCATGACAGGATAAGACTTTTTTGTGCGTTCATGTCTCAAAATGATGTGGCATGCATAAAGTGATCAGTGAAGACAAAGAATTGGTTAGAACTGACAAATGATAGCGATGTAATGTTTTTGTCGATATCAAgctcaaataaaatatatgcCTTTTGACATGATGCAGGTAACTTAGCATATTTCACGATCATCAATTAAACAAACAATCTCTGATGAGGCATCAAAGAGTGATGGGTAACTTAATTATCTGCAACTATGTTTCCTGATCAGTAACTGATATCAACAGATCTTAGCTGTTTACAAACTCATGGAATTTCCGTTAGAAAAGAAAGATCATACAGcaaaactgaaacaaaaattaCAGGAGTTGCTCACCTGGCCTCCAACTTTCATTCCCTCAACCCCAAGATCCAATCCTCTGAGAACATTGCCTCTTTCAGAATTCCCAACATCAAACCCATATGGCTACACATCATTTAGGCAAGAAAAAATAGAGTAAATCTAGAAGAATACAATCTGTAACTACAACAACTTGCAAATCAACATTGGGCGACTATCAAGAAGATTCTAAATGTAAAATTAAGAAGCTGATAGTTTGGAAGACGGAAAGTGACAGGAACTCATACAATATAAAAGTTCGATTTCATGAATCAATTCTATTGTGATTTTATTAAAGTGATTGATTTACTATTATACACAGAAAGAGGGAGAATGTTAAAGCAATACCGATCCACCAGTGACACCGAGACCCTGCCTGCTTGTCATGAATGTTATGCCCTTCCACTTGGCCACATAATGTACCTACACTAAAGATAGGATAAACCATTATACTTGAAAAAATGAAGttaaaaataaattgcaactTATGACCAATCACCTGGTAGAATATAACTTGATATATCGGAACACTGTTATTTAACTTAGGCTTCCTATTAGTTCAATCTTGCAATTTTTAGCAAAAGTGGCTAAGTGCTGCATGATAACTTGTTCTCTAAAACACTATATGTCAACAGATTTGTCACTCATCCATAGAGGTGCAAACGGGTAATCAAATGAgctaaaatttcaaaatcacatcactttttgaaaaactagttcatttgtttgaactcaAGGGGGTTGTTGGGTACCCTAATGGTAACTTGTTGCACCTCTACTCATCCATATGATGATATGATTAGTCAAAATAAATGAAgacaaacacaacaaatggATGTTTCTGGACAATTGGACATTCTTGAGAAAGAGTGTCAACACAATTATAAGATATCACCTTTTATGTGATGAATTAGATGAGATAAAATAGAGTCAAATCGGACCACATAAACTCGAGGAGGTAAAAGAAAATTTTGCACATTTCAGAATTCCCATTTCATGAGACTTCATCCTTATCAGTTCCTCTCAT
This is a stretch of genomic DNA from Brachypodium distachyon strain Bd21 chromosome 1, Brachypodium_distachyon_v3.0, whole genome shotgun sequence. It encodes these proteins:
- the LOC100824764 gene encoding protein CHUP1, chloroplastic, with the protein product MGSQKAEDIKNLLLKIIIPLAFPLAGSFICTLIADRANRHSSNLDSSDSPIQLDQSSSYGSNSAHEEEEGGEEMESPNRASRKMVQAEIPCSTGRLLSGGRARQASLTGDIMVAQATESSSEAAASNHKSQDDPGTAAEDVESLKHAVSTLEERATGIESRFHDYCDMKEQESTYQKMQIMCLGMKLELLESQNQRLEAAAAEIHAAAEEFAAMRAKLDALQNKFSKLTRRSRQEFEAIGGKMMALDAQDAEMALRCQGFEQLMEEMKQLVLQLQKEKGTNNENVEVMVERSMQKLSSSKDLMGGLEELRDRWAADMEELIYLGWITAWLQHDLLVGDDGEGSTVVIGDDDEAGPTGETKQKKGEKMVAAAGPSNEVELCKAPSDASSRGAAGEEESCMGLAGCRTGIGRPRLLHKLRGWARSGKGASKSRAGGRAGSKGLPSSEM